Genomic DNA from Hymenobacter jejuensis:
TGGGCACCGAGCTACTTGCTTTTCTGGAAGAGCGCGGCGTATCGACCACCTACGTGCAGCGCGGCCACACTCACCTGACCGGCGTGGTGAAGGCCAACGTGGGCGACCGTAACGAAGTGGTTTACAAGATTGTGCAGCCCGTTGCCTGGGACTACATTCAGTACGAAGACCGCCTGCGCGACTTGGTTGCCGACGCCGACATGTTTGTGTTCGGCAGCCTAGCGGCCCGCACACCGGCCACCCGCGAAACCCTGTACCGGCTGCTGCAAAATGCCCGTTTCAAGGTGTTCGACGTGAACATGCGCCCGCCCCACTACACCCGCGAAGTGGTGAGCTACCTGCTGGAACACGCCGATCTGGTGAAGATGAACCACCACGAACTGGCCGAGATTATGGGCTGGTTTGGCAAAGACGCCGACGAAGAAACGGCCCTGGCGTGGCTGGCCGAGCGCTTCGGGCTGCAAGGCGTGTGCGTGACCAAAGGCGCCGACGGCGCCATTATGTGGAAGGGCGGCAAGCTCTACCGCAGCGAAGGCATCTCGGTGCAAGTGCAGGACACCATCGGCAGTGGCGATGCTTTTCTGGCCGCCCTGCTCACCTGCTGGCAAGCCGGCAAAGACCCAGAAGAATGTCTGCGCCGCGCTTGTGCAACTGGCTCATTAGTAGCTACTTATCAAGGAGCCACTCCTTTAATTACTGAAAGCCAAATTGCCGAATTCATGGCAGCTCATACTGTATAGCTCCTTATCTCTCCCGCTACAAATTCCTTTCCATATGAAAAAAGCGCTTCTCCTGGCCCTGCCCTTTCTCGGCCTGGCTCGGCTGGGTACTGCCCAAACTACGCCCGCAACCACACCTGCTCCTACTCCGCAATACCGGCCGGCTTATCATTTTAGCCCCGCTGCGCACTGGATGAACGACCCCAACGGCATGGTGTATTACCAAGGCACCTACCACCTGTTTTTCCAATATTACCCCGAAGCCATGGTGTGGGGCCCGATGCATTGGGGCCACGCCACCAGCCCCGATATGGTAACCTGGAAAGAGCAGCCTATTGCGCTTTACCCTGATAGTCTGGGCTATATCTTCTCCGGCAGCGCCGTGGTCGATGCCAACAACACCTCGGGCTTCGGCAAAAACGGGCAAGTGCCGCTGGTGGCCATTTTTACCCACCACAACCCCAAGGAGGAGAAAAAAGGCACTAACAAGCACCAAAACCAGAGCCTGGCTTACAGCCTTGATGCCGGCAAAACCTGGACGAAGTACGACAAGAATCCCGTATTGAAAAACCCTGGTATTCAGGACTTTCGCGACCCCAAAGTAATATGGTACGAGGCGGGCAAAAAGTGGGTGATGACGCTGGCCACCAAAGACCGCATCACGTTCTACTCGTCGCCTAACCTGAAGGACTGGAGCAAGGAAAGCGAATTCGGGCAAAAACTCGGTGCCCACGGCGGCGTCTGGGAATGCCCGGACCTGTTCCCGCTGACGCTGAACGGCAAAACTCATTGGGTGCTGATTGTGAACCTGAACCCCGGCGGCCCCAACGGCGGCTCCGGCACGCAGTATTTTGTGGGCAACTTCGATGGCAAAACCTTCACGCCTGCCTCAACCGACACGAAATGGGCCGATTACGGCCCCGACGACTACGCCGGCGTGACGTGGTCGAACACCGGCAACCGCCGTCTTTTCCTGGGCTGGATGAGCAACTGGGAATACGCCAACCAAGTGCCCACCTCGCCTTGGCGCAACGCCACCACGGCCCCGCGTGAGTTGGCGCTGCAACAGGTAGGCTCGCAGATGTACTTGACCTCGCAGCCGGTGAAAGAACTGGCCAAAATCGCCCAGCCGGGCACCACACTCAAGAACATTACGGTGCCGAAGCAGTACGACCTCTCGGCCAAAGTCAAAAACGCGGGCGACAAGTTTCAGCTCAAGCTCAGCGCGGCCCAACTGGCAACGTATTCGCTGGTGCTTTCCAACAGCAAGGGCGAAGAGTTGGTAATCGGCTACGACAAAAAAGCCAATCAGTACTACATCGACCGCACCAAGGCGGGTCAATCGGGTTTCAGCAGCAAGTTTGCCGGACGGCACACGGCCCCGCGGCTGGCTACCACGCCTCAAACAAACCTAACGCTGCTTTTCGACGCCAGCTCAGTAGAGCTTTTCGCCGATCAGGGCCTGACGGTTATGAGCGAGCTTTTCTTTCCCACGCAAATACTTGATAAAATGACACTTAGGTCAGAAGGTAATTTTGCCGTGCGCGAGCTAAGTTACGCTAACCTGGCCGCCGAGGTGAAGTAGCGCGGAAAACAACTAGCGCCGTTTCCAAGTCTGGAGATGGAGTGTAGAGACTCGAAGTGTTGCGTTTCTACACCGCGAAGACCGCTCCTTGCGCTTTCTGCCCAACGCCACTTGGTACCTGATGATGCATTCTCAGGTAGCGAGTGGCGTTGGGCTTTTGTTGTGGCTACCATAGGCAAAGCCTTGTCGTGCAACCCGGCAATGGGTTGTATGTACAGAAAAATCCGCCTGAGGCTAGCCGGTCGTTGCGCAGGCGCGTATAACTTCCCTCAATCCTATTTTTGCCTATGGCCGAAGCTGCCACGCCCCTCGAAGAGGATCTGTCGTTTGTACCTGAGTACGACCTGCAACTGTACATTGCCGGCTCGTCGCCGACATCTATGCGGGCCCTCGACAACCTTCGGGCTATTTGTGCGCAGTATTTGTCGGGCCGCCACCAGCTGGCCGTCGTGGACCTGCATCAGCACCCCGAACGCGCCAGCGAGGACGAAGTTCTTGGCGTGCCGATGCTGCTCAAGAAACGCCCCGGCCTGGTCCGTCGGCTGGTCGGTGACCTCTCCAACCGCGATCGCGTGCTCAAAGCCTTGGGCTTGCTGTAAAGCTGGCCAAACCGCCGGAGCAGGGATTTCGCTACGCTAGAAATTGGGATTGTGGATCACGCCCACCGTCGTGTCGAATTCCACGGCCTGCCCACTCGGGATGACGTGGTGCAGGTAGATGCCCCGCACTTTCACTGTTCGCAACTTGCCTTGGCTATTGGTATACTGAAAATCCCGCTTCAGCTCATGGCCGTTGTCGTGGGGCGTTTTCAGCAGGTTTTTTAGGTACTTCTTGAAATTGGTGTCGTCTTGGGTTGAGAAGCGGATGAAAAATTCCGGTTGCCCATCCGGCACCCCTGGCCCATCCTGCACAAAAGCCACTTGGGCGTTGTGCCAGCGGGCGGTGGTAGCTTTTTCGAGCGTCGAGCCGGCCGGTTCATAGGTCGGGGTTTCGCCCGTTGCCGACGAATAAAGTGTCACCATGTCCTCCCAGTTCTTCTTGGGAATGAGCACTATCGTATCCGCCGCCGCCGCGCTGAGGGTGGCTTGCGCCGGGGGCGTCTGGGCCTGAATCGAATTGCTGGCCGTCAGCAGGCCCAACCCAATAACGTACAGCAGGGCGCCACCTGCTGTAAGCACGCCAAGCGTTTTTGTCATTTTCATAGAAGCAGGAAGGGCTGCGCAAGACATGAGTGCACCTCGATATGATAAATGTAACAAAAAATATAATTTTAAAAAGCAGGGCTTGAATTTACTGCCGAGTTGCTTTTCAACAACCCATGGTCAGCTTTCGCCCCGAAAAGCGTCGTGGAAGCTGACCGAAATACTGTGCTGTTTTGTGCGCGGTTTGTGCTTTCTTGGGGCATCAATGTTGCCATCAAAAATTTCAGCCTCAGGAAGATACAGCTGGTTGCAGCCCAATAGCCTATGTTTGATTTAACAGGGAAACAGGCCGTCGTGACGGGTGGCGGAAGCGGCATCGGCAAAGCCATTTCGGTGCTTTTTGCGCGGCAGGGCGCCGAAGTGCACATCCTCGAACTCAACCTGGAAGCCGGGCAGCACACGGCCGAAGAAATACGCCACGCCGGCGGCCAAGCCCACGTGCATGCTGCCGACGTTAGCCAGCAGGCGCAGGTGGTAGCCGTTTTTCAGCAGATCGGCCGCGTCGATATTTTGGTCAACAACGCCGGCATCGCGCACATCGGCAACGTGGAAAACACCACCGAAACCGACTTTGAGCGCGTGTTTCAGGTAAATGTGAAGGGCGCTTACAACTGCCTGTTTGCCGCCGTGCCGCAGATGAAAGCGCAAGGCGGTGGCGTCATCGTAAACATGGCGTCCATTGCCGCGCAAGTTGGCCTCACCGACCGATTTGCGTATTCCACGAGCAAAGGGGCCATTTTTGCCATGACGCTCTCGGTGGCCCGCGACTACCTAGCCGCTGGCATTCGCTGCAACAGCATCTCGCCGGCCCGCGTGCACACGCCCTTCGTCGACGGGTTTATTGCCCAAAACTACGCCGGTCACGAAGACGAAATCTTCGCCAAACTCTCACGCAGTCAGCCTATTGGCCGCATGGGCCAGCCCGACGAAATTGCTGCCTTAGCGCTTTACCTCTGCTCCGACGAAGCCAGTTTCGTCACCGGCTGCGACTACCCGATTGATGGCGGATTTATAAAGTTAAATAGTTGACTATCAAATACTTATAAAAATAAGTAATACCCTCCCCAAAGCCCTTTCCGCACATGAAACTCATCCGCTACGGCCAGCCCGGCCACGAGAAGCCCGGCATAATTCTCCACGACCAGCCCTACGACGTCTCCGCTTTCGGGCAGGACTACCACGAAGAATTCTTTGCCACCGATGGCCTGCGGCGCTTGGCGGAATTTGTGCAAGCCCATGAAAATCAGCTCCTACCGATTGCGGCCGGCGAGCGCCTTGGCCCGCCCGTGGCGCGTCCGTCGAAGCTGCTGTGCATTGGCCTAAACTACGCCGACCACGCCCGCGAAACCGGCGCCACGCCCCCACCCGAGCCGGTGCTGTTTATGAAAGCCACCACCTCGTACGTCGGGCCCAACGACGACATCATCATCCCGAAAAACTCCACCAAAACCGATTGGGAAGTGGAGCTGGCTGTGGTCATTGGAAAGCGAGCATCGTACGTAGAAGAAACTGAAGCTGAGCAATATATCGCAGGGTATGTACTGCACAATGATGTATCGGAGCGCGAGTTTCAGCTGGAGCGCAGCGGCACCTGGGACAAGGGCAAAGGCTGCGACACCTTCGCGCCGGTGGGCCCGTTTATGGCCACACCCGATGAGATCGGCGACGTGAATAACCTGCGGCTGTGGCTGTCGGTGAACGGGCAGATGGTACAGGACGGCACCACGGCCAATCTTATTTTCAAAATCCCGTTTCTGATCAGCTACCTCAGCCAGTTTATGACCTTGCTGCCCGGCGACATCATCTCGACCGGCACCCCGGCGGGCGTTGGGCTGGGCATGAAGCCGCCCGTGTACCTCAAGCCCGGCGACGTGGTGGAATTGGGCATCGACGGCCTCGGCACCTCGCGCCAAGTGCTGAAAGCGTATGCTAAAAATTGACGCTCACCAGCATTTCTGGCAGTTTGACGCCGCCCGCGACACCTGGATAACGGCCGACATGGCGCCCATCCGACGCGATTTTCTGCCCACCGAGCTGCAACCGATTTTGCAGCAGCATGGCTTCGACGGGTGCGTTGCGGTGCAGGCTAGCCAGTCGGAGCAGGAAACGGCTTGGCTGCTAGAGCTGGCTGACGCCCACGATTTTATCAAGGGCGTTGTGGGCTGGGTTGATTTGCAGGCTGACACCATTGAAACGCAACTAGCTCATTACAAACAGTTTACACCGCTAAAGGGCTTCCGACACGTACTGCAAAGCGAAGCCGATCGGGCGCTGATGCTGCGGCCGGAATTTCGGCGCGGCATCGCGGCGCTGGCTCGGCACGGCTTCACCTACGACCTCTTAATTTTGCCCGACCAACTAGGCTACGCGGCCGAACTGGCGCAGGTCTTTCCGGCGCAGCCGTTTGTGCTCGATCACTTGGCCAAACCACACATCAAAGCCGGCGAAACTGAGCCCTGGCGGCGTGATCTGAAATCCTTGGCGGCGCACGAAAACGTGCAATGCAAAATCTCCGGCCTGGTCACGGAGGCCGACTGGCACCGCTGGCAACCGGCCGATTTTCGGCCGTACCTGGACGCGGCTTTCGAGGCGTTCGGTGCCCGGCGGCTGCTGTTTGGCTCCGACTGGCCGGTATGCAACGTGGCCGGTGGCTACGACCAAGTGCAGGCGCTCGCAGCCGATTATCTGGCTGCTTTTTCAGATGAGGAACAGGCGCAATTCTGGGGCGGCAACGCGGCCGCTTTCTACCGTTTATAACCCATCCCACCATGGATTTACAGCTTCAGGACAAGGTCATTCTCGTTACGGGCGGGGCGCAAGGCATTGGCGAAGGCATTGCGCACGTGCTGGCGGGCGAAAAGGCCATCCCGGTTATCGTGGGGCGCAGCGAGGCCGACAACCGCGCCACCGTAGCTGCCCTTGAGGCCGCCGGCGGCCGGGCCGGACAGGTAGTAGCCGAGCTGACCGAGCCCGACGAATGCGCCAAAGCCGTGCGCGACGTGGTGGCCCAATTTGGCCGCCTTGACGGGCTGGTAAACAACGCAGGCGTGAACGACGGCGTTGGCCTGGAAAACGGTGATTATCAGAAATTTATGCTTAGCCTGCATCGCAACGTGGTACATTACTACCTGATGGCTCACCACGCGCTGCCCGAGCTGAAGAAATCGAAGGGGGCGATCGTCAACATCACGTCCAAAACGGCCGAAACCGGGCAAGGCAATACTTCCGCCTATGCGGCGGCCAACGGCGGGCGCAACGCTCTCACGCGCGAGTGGGCCGTGGAGTTGCTCAAATACGGCATCCGGGTGAACGCCGTGGCGGTGGCCGAATGCTGGACGCCCGCCTATCAAACTTGGCTTCAGACCCTGCCCAATCCTGAAGCCAAGCTGCGCGAAATCACCAGCCGAATCCCGTTGGGAAATCGCATGACTACGGCCGAGGAAATTGCCAACACCACGGCCTTCCTGCTTTCCGGCCGCAGCAGCCACACCACCGGCCAGATCATCTACGTCGATGGCGGCTATGTACACCTCGATCGGGCATTGGCCAACGCTTAACGCTATCTACTTCATTATGAATACGTTAGTTTGCATCGAGCCTGGTCATTTTGCCTACGAGCAGCGCCCTGCCCCAGCCGTACCCGCAGGATACGCGCTGGTGCGGATTCGCCGGGTCGGCATCTGCGGCACCGATTTGCACGCGTACGAGGGCAAACAGCCGTTTTTCAACTACCCGCGGGTGCTGGGGCATGAACTGGCCGGCGAGTTAGTTGACACGGGAGGCGCACCCGGCTTCGAACGGGGCGAGGCCGTCACGTTTATTCCGTATTTCGGCTGCGGTACCTGCATTGCGTGCCGTGCGGGTTTGCCCAACTGCTGCACCCACATCAAGGTGTGCGGCGTGCACATTGACGGCGGCCTGACCGAGTTGTTGGCCGTGCCAGCCACTGCTTTGGTGCACGGCCAGGGCCTGAGCTACGACGAGTTGGCGCTCATCGAGCCGCTGGCGATTGGCGCGCACGGCGTGAGCCGGGCGGCAGTGCGGCCCGGCGAGTTTGTGCTGGTGGTGGGTGCCGGTCCCATCGGGCTGGGCGTGATGGAATTTGCGCGCATCGCCGGGGGCCGCGTCATTGCCCTCGATCTCAATGCGCAGCGACTCGCTTTTTGCCGCGAAAAATTAGGCGTAGAATACACCGTAGAGGCGCAAGCGGCCAATCTAATGGAGCAGTTGCACGGCATCACCGGCGGCGATATGCCGACCGTCGTGATCGACGCGACGGGCAGCCAAAAGGCTATCGAGAGTGCGTTTCAGTACCTGGCGCACGGCGGACGCTACGTGCTGGTGGGCTTGCAGAAAGGCGAGATCAGCTTTTCGCACCCCGAGTTTCACAAGCGCGAGGCCACGCTCCTGAGCAGCCGCAACGCCACCCGTGCCGATTTCGAGCACGTCATTGCGTCCATGCAAGCCGGGCACGTCGACCCCACTACGTACATCACCCACCGGGTTCCGTTCGGGCAGGTACAGGCCGAGTTTGCCAGCTGGCTGGATCCCAAAACGGGTGTCATCAAGGCGATGGTGGAAATGCCTTGATTTGGCGGGGTAGCCGCGTGGGTTTGGTAGTCCAGACCCTTTGCTCCTACCTTGGTTGGCGTACGACATTTTCAAGCTACCCTGCATGCCCGCCAGTTTCCAGGATTTTCCCAGCGACAACGTCTCTCCTACGGAAGCCAACAACTTGGCTGCTGAGCCCGAAAATCACATTCTCCCGGAGTCCGTTGGCCACCACAGCCGCCGCGAGCGGCTGAGCGGGGCCGCCGTCGCGACGGCCAGCAAGCTGCTGCCGTTGGTCAAGCTGCTCGACGCCATTCAGCCGCACGTGGCCCACGAATCGGTGTTTCGTACCCGCCGCAAGAAGATTCAGGCACACTTGGCGCTGGTGTACACGGAACTGCACTCCGAACGGCCAAAACGCGAGGCGCTAACTCACGCCTTCCAAACGCTGGCCGACTTGGTGCGCGAAGAAAGCCGCGACATCAGCAAAGACGAACTAAAACAAGCCGCCAAGGAAGTGGTGCTGGCCACACTCAAAAACGCGCCCGCGCTGATCAATGCTGCGCACCAAGCCCGCCTGCTTTCCTGAGTGGCAAGGTAGTCTGCACCAGAAAACATATACTCTTGATATTCAAGCATTCCGACCATCCCTTTCTGTATTCATCACCCGGTTCATAACTAATATGAAAAGTGAAGCCCACGATTTAAGCACTCTTGCAGAAAAGAGAACTAAAGTCAAAATCGCTACAGGTCTATTAAAAAATATCAGTTGGGAATATACGCTACCTGCTTTAGCAATATTCTCTTTGCTAATAAGCTGCATCATTATATCTACCAAGAAGCATTATTGGAATGACGAATTATTTTCTTATTACATGACATCAGAGCCATCTTTTGCTAAAATGCTCGCTGCATTTCATGACAAGCTCAATAATACGCCTATTTTATATTTTTTTCTAGGATGGAATTGGGATAAACTATTTGGTTCATCAGAGATTTCTTTGCGCTTATTTTCCTCTTTAGGTATTTGCGCTGCTTTGCTTGTAACTTGGATAAGCTTGCGCAAGATATACGGCTTCTGCCCAACATCAATCGGTGTATTTTTGATATTTTGTACTTCACAAATAATCCTTACCCAAAATGCAGAAGCTCGAATGTACGGCTTGTTCTTAATCCTTAATGCCTTAGCCTTTCTTTTATATACCAATTTCTATAAAGATCAAAGCCCTTCCACCTTACTGCTTATTTTAAACAGCGTTATTCATGCCGCCATCATACATACCCACCTTTTTGGAGGCTTTTACAGCGGCGCGATCCTCTTTTCATTATTAATATCAGACCGAATCTTTAAATTATTCAGACCTAAATTATATCTATCTATTATTTTAAGTTGGTCTTCTTTAATCCTCTATATTCCCACCTTCTTAATTCAAGCCGATGCAGGTAAACCTCGTACATACATATTTGAACCAAATTTTTTGGATTTAGCTGATGTATATAATCTTACTGCACCGAGTTTTATCAGAAGACCTATTTTATTAGTTTTTCTCTTTGTAATGGCATATCTATTCTGCCTACACATATATAGACGTTCCGCTAAATTCAGAATTTCAAAAACCGAGATACCGAGTCTGGTTTTGGGGATAGTTTTCTTTATAATACCTTTTTTCATATGGATCATTTCTTTAACTATTAAGCCTATTTTTCTAGATCGCTACCTGATTCCGAGCGCTTTAGGCTGGACCATTATAGTGACGTTTATTTCTGCAAAAATGTCCTCTGTATTGTCATCGAATATTCCTGAAAACAAAAATTTAAAATTTAGAAATACAATTTTACGTATATTTGCATATATTTTGATATTTTCACTTATAACAATCATCATTGCATACCCTATATCCGAAGCTATAAAATACGAGCAGGAGAGAATTCCTGGATCAAGCGATATGACCTCAGATATATTACAAAAATATTCCAATCTGCCTAGAGTAGTAACTTACTCCCACTCTTTCCTCGAGCGGATATACTACTCTTCAGAGAGAAATAAGTTTTTCTATATACTGGATTGGAAGTCTGCTACAGACAAATACAGTGGGAGCTTTGGCCCGCAAGAGTACAAACACATGGAAGCGTGGAAACGTAATTTCCCTAATATATTTAAAAACGTTGTAAAATCGGACGATTTTTTGAAACATCACGATCGTTTCCTTGTTCTTGACACACATAATTACCTCTGCAAATGTCCACCAAATCATAAAGGATTGCGCAATGTAGACGTAGATTTTTATTTAGATTGCCCTCAATGGGTTGAGACAAGATTGTTAAACAACAGGCTTTATAAAGTAACTTTTCTTAATAACAAGAATTGGTTTTCAGTTCTATTAGTGGAAAAGCATAATAGTAATAGTAGCCAAGCCCCATTAAAGTAGTTTTATTTGGGATGGGATTACCTATTAAGTTGGCGCTATCCAGAATCGGAAGTAGGCGTATTTTTAGCAGCACCTATCCTTAAAGTTTAGGCGCGGCTTCGCTATTACTGCTCACATAAGCGCTAGCCGGAATATCGCGCGCCCTCCTGTAAGCGATTGGCCGGCATACTTTTTACCGAAAAGTCTAGACTATTCGGGCCGTTCTGGTAGCTTTATAGACCGGGCTATCCGGGAAGTGTACTTTGCCTCTCCCCCGCATGTACGTCCCCACCCCTTCCTACAGCGAACAACGGTATAACGACGATTTGGCGCTGTGGCAAGCCTTCCGGGCAGGCCAGCGGGAGGCGCTAGGAGAGCTGTTTGATCGCTACGCGCAGCCGCTTTTTGCCTACGGCCATCACCTCATCGACGACGCTGAAGCGGTGAAAGATGCCATTCAGACGGTGTTTGTGCACCTGTGGTCGTGGCGGGAAAGCTTAGGCGAAGTAGTAGCCGTGAAGTTTTACTTGTATCGCTGCCTGCGGCGGGAGTTGCTCAAAACCGCTTCGGTGCCCCGGCCGCACCTGGCCTGGCCGTCGCCCGACGACAACGAGCAATCGGCGGAGCAGCGCCTCGTACGCGCCGAAGACGAGCTGCGCCTCTCCGTCAGGCTGCGCTTGTCGATGGATCAGCTTTCCAGCCGCGAAAAGGAAATCATCAACCTGAAGTATTTCAGCGATTTCAAGATCCGGGAAATCGCGAACCTGCTCCAACTCAGCGAGCAAACCGTTGCCAATCAGCTGTATCGCGCCCTCCAAAAGCTGCGCAAAGCATTTGTGCCCTGCCTGGCAGGCTTGCTGTTGCTGGCTTTGCACCGAATGTAAATCGGTGAAAAATATCAAATATTCTTATTTTATAACTATCTGATTGTCAAATGTTTATGCAACACGATCTTAGCAGAACGTGTGAATAGATAAAGGGAAAGGTGCCGGAGCCCAAAAAAATTCGGCGCGGGCGTGGTAGTAAAAGCAGGCCGCGGACTCTGAATAAAGAGCAGCCTCTTCCCATGCACGACTACCTTCACTTTTCCGCCGAGGATTTTGCCCAAGATGACTTCTTTGTCCGGTGGGTTCTGAGGCCTGATGCCGACACTGAAACGGTGTGGCAGGACTGGCTGGCCACGTTTCCGTTTCGGCGCGACGAGGTGGAGCTGGCCCGCCATCTGGTGCTGGCCTTGCATCAGGTAGCGCAGCCGCGGCTCACGGTCAGCGAAAAAGGATTGCTCAAACAACGCATTTTCGAGCACCTGGACGCCCAGGAAGCCCCGGCGCCGGCTGCCAGTCAGCCCCGACAAGTTCGTTGGTACTGGGCGGCGGCCGCGGCGGTGCTGTTGCTGCTGGTAGGCGGCTGGCAATTTTGGCAAACGCTTCGGACAGCCCCCGATCCGGCGTACCAAGAGCTGCTGGTGCAGGCCCAAGCCACTGATTTGCTAAAGGAAATCGTGAATACCGCCCAGTCAACTCGCCTCGTGGTGTTGCCCGACGGCAGCTCGGTGTTGCTGCGTCCGCACAGCCGCTTGGCGTTTCCGGCGCAGTTTACGGGGCCTAACCGCAACGTGTACCTCAACGGCACGGCTTTTTTTGAAGTGGCCAAAAATCCGAGCTGTCCCTTCTTCGTCAATACGTCTCACCTCGTAACCAAAGTCTTGGGCACCAGCTTCGAAGTGCAGGCCCCGCCCGACGCCCC
This window encodes:
- a CDS encoding circadian clock KaiB family protein, producing MAEAATPLEEDLSFVPEYDLQLYIAGSSPTSMRALDNLRAICAQYLSGRHQLAVVDLHQHPERASEDEVLGVPMLLKKRPGLVRRLVGDLSNRDRVLKALGLL
- a CDS encoding RNA polymerase sigma factor; protein product: MYVPTPSYSEQRYNDDLALWQAFRAGQREALGELFDRYAQPLFAYGHHLIDDAEAVKDAIQTVFVHLWSWRESLGEVVAVKFYLYRCLRRELLKTASVPRPHLAWPSPDDNEQSAEQRLVRAEDELRLSVRLRLSMDQLSSREKEIINLKYFSDFKIREIANLLQLSEQTVANQLYRALQKLRKAFVPCLAGLLLLALHRM
- a CDS encoding fumarylacetoacetate hydrolase family protein, with the protein product MKLIRYGQPGHEKPGIILHDQPYDVSAFGQDYHEEFFATDGLRRLAEFVQAHENQLLPIAAGERLGPPVARPSKLLCIGLNYADHARETGATPPPEPVLFMKATTSYVGPNDDIIIPKNSTKTDWEVELAVVIGKRASYVEETEAEQYIAGYVLHNDVSEREFQLERSGTWDKGKGCDTFAPVGPFMATPDEIGDVNNLRLWLSVNGQMVQDGTTANLIFKIPFLISYLSQFMTLLPGDIISTGTPAGVGLGMKPPVYLKPGDVVELGIDGLGTSRQVLKAYAKN
- a CDS encoding SDR family oxidoreductase, with protein sequence MDLQLQDKVILVTGGAQGIGEGIAHVLAGEKAIPVIVGRSEADNRATVAALEAAGGRAGQVVAELTEPDECAKAVRDVVAQFGRLDGLVNNAGVNDGVGLENGDYQKFMLSLHRNVVHYYLMAHHALPELKKSKGAIVNITSKTAETGQGNTSAYAAANGGRNALTREWAVELLKYGIRVNAVAVAECWTPAYQTWLQTLPNPEAKLREITSRIPLGNRMTTAEEIANTTAFLLSGRSSHTTGQIIYVDGGYVHLDRALANA
- a CDS encoding zinc-binding alcohol dehydrogenase family protein: MNTLVCIEPGHFAYEQRPAPAVPAGYALVRIRRVGICGTDLHAYEGKQPFFNYPRVLGHELAGELVDTGGAPGFERGEAVTFIPYFGCGTCIACRAGLPNCCTHIKVCGVHIDGGLTELLAVPATALVHGQGLSYDELALIEPLAIGAHGVSRAAVRPGEFVLVVGAGPIGLGVMEFARIAGGRVIALDLNAQRLAFCREKLGVEYTVEAQAANLMEQLHGITGGDMPTVVIDATGSQKAIESAFQYLAHGGRYVLVGLQKGEISFSHPEFHKREATLLSSRNATRADFEHVIASMQAGHVDPTTYITHRVPFGQVQAEFASWLDPKTGVIKAMVEMP
- a CDS encoding glycoside hydrolase family 32 protein — translated: MKKALLLALPFLGLARLGTAQTTPATTPAPTPQYRPAYHFSPAAHWMNDPNGMVYYQGTYHLFFQYYPEAMVWGPMHWGHATSPDMVTWKEQPIALYPDSLGYIFSGSAVVDANNTSGFGKNGQVPLVAIFTHHNPKEEKKGTNKHQNQSLAYSLDAGKTWTKYDKNPVLKNPGIQDFRDPKVIWYEAGKKWVMTLATKDRITFYSSPNLKDWSKESEFGQKLGAHGGVWECPDLFPLTLNGKTHWVLIVNLNPGGPNGGSGTQYFVGNFDGKTFTPASTDTKWADYGPDDYAGVTWSNTGNRRLFLGWMSNWEYANQVPTSPWRNATTAPRELALQQVGSQMYLTSQPVKELAKIAQPGTTLKNITVPKQYDLSAKVKNAGDKFQLKLSAAQLATYSLVLSNSKGEELVIGYDKKANQYYIDRTKAGQSGFSSKFAGRHTAPRLATTPQTNLTLLFDASSVELFADQGLTVMSELFFPTQILDKMTLRSEGNFAVRELSYANLAAEVK
- a CDS encoding SDR family NAD(P)-dependent oxidoreductase: MFDLTGKQAVVTGGGSGIGKAISVLFARQGAEVHILELNLEAGQHTAEEIRHAGGQAHVHAADVSQQAQVVAVFQQIGRVDILVNNAGIAHIGNVENTTETDFERVFQVNVKGAYNCLFAAVPQMKAQGGGVIVNMASIAAQVGLTDRFAYSTSKGAIFAMTLSVARDYLAAGIRCNSISPARVHTPFVDGFIAQNYAGHEDEIFAKLSRSQPIGRMGQPDEIAALALYLCSDEASFVTGCDYPIDGGFIKLNS
- a CDS encoding glycosyltransferase family protein, coding for MKSEAHDLSTLAEKRTKVKIATGLLKNISWEYTLPALAIFSLLISCIIISTKKHYWNDELFSYYMTSEPSFAKMLAAFHDKLNNTPILYFFLGWNWDKLFGSSEISLRLFSSLGICAALLVTWISLRKIYGFCPTSIGVFLIFCTSQIILTQNAEARMYGLFLILNALAFLLYTNFYKDQSPSTLLLILNSVIHAAIIHTHLFGGFYSGAILFSLLISDRIFKLFRPKLYLSIILSWSSLILYIPTFLIQADAGKPRTYIFEPNFLDLADVYNLTAPSFIRRPILLVFLFVMAYLFCLHIYRRSAKFRISKTEIPSLVLGIVFFIIPFFIWIISLTIKPIFLDRYLIPSALGWTIIVTFISAKMSSVLSSNIPENKNLKFRNTILRIFAYILIFSLITIIIAYPISEAIKYEQERIPGSSDMTSDILQKYSNLPRVVTYSHSFLERIYYSSERNKFFYILDWKSATDKYSGSFGPQEYKHMEAWKRNFPNIFKNVVKSDDFLKHHDRFLVLDTHNYLCKCPPNHKGLRNVDVDFYLDCPQWVETRLLNNRLYKVTFLNNKNWFSVLLVEKHNSNSSQAPLK
- a CDS encoding amidohydrolase family protein, with amino-acid sequence MLKIDAHQHFWQFDAARDTWITADMAPIRRDFLPTELQPILQQHGFDGCVAVQASQSEQETAWLLELADAHDFIKGVVGWVDLQADTIETQLAHYKQFTPLKGFRHVLQSEADRALMLRPEFRRGIAALARHGFTYDLLILPDQLGYAAELAQVFPAQPFVLDHLAKPHIKAGETEPWRRDLKSLAAHENVQCKISGLVTEADWHRWQPADFRPYLDAAFEAFGARRLLFGSDWPVCNVAGGYDQVQALAADYLAAFSDEEQAQFWGGNAAAFYRL
- a CDS encoding carbohydrate kinase family protein, which codes for MPNNTIVCFGETLWDVLPSGKQPGGAPFNVAVHLHQLGQPVELISRVGDDDLGTELLAFLEERGVSTTYVQRGHTHLTGVVKANVGDRNEVVYKIVQPVAWDYIQYEDRLRDLVADADMFVFGSLAARTPATRETLYRLLQNARFKVFDVNMRPPHYTREVVSYLLEHADLVKMNHHELAEIMGWFGKDADEETALAWLAERFGLQGVCVTKGADGAIMWKGGKLYRSEGISVQVQDTIGSGDAFLAALLTCWQAGKDPEECLRRACATGSLVATYQGATPLITESQIAEFMAAHTV